The following are encoded in a window of Candidatus Eisenbacteria bacterium genomic DNA:
- a CDS encoding DinB family protein: MIERLRGVVPRLGPLLAELDEVTAHRRNENTWSIAQNVGHLSDTEELWQERIEDLRQGRATYTPADAARFQTLAERHQTRPLAATLAELSERRARLVAALLEAPEGLQRASSFHERLKTPMRLVDCAQFVAEHDDHHLLRIRALRKLFGADAAG, encoded by the coding sequence ATGATCGAGCGCCTGCGCGGCGTCGTGCCGCGGCTTGGTCCGCTGCTCGCCGAGCTCGATGAGGTCACCGCGCACCGCCGCAACGAGAACACTTGGTCGATCGCTCAGAACGTCGGCCATCTGTCGGACACCGAGGAGCTGTGGCAGGAGCGGATCGAAGACCTGCGCCAGGGTCGTGCGACGTACACACCCGCCGATGCGGCGCGCTTCCAGACACTCGCCGAGCGCCATCAGACACGCCCCTTGGCGGCGACGCTCGCCGAGCTGTCCGAGCGGCGGGCGCGGCTGGTCGCGGCACTCCTTGAGGCGCCCGAGGGCTTGCAGCGCGCGAGCTCGTTCCACGAGCGGCTCAAGACGCCGATGCGACTTGTGGATTGCGCGCAGTTCGTCGCCGAGCACGACGACCATCACCTGCTGCGCATCCGAGCTCTGCGAAAGCTTTTCGGCGCTGATGCCGCCGGCTGA
- a CDS encoding PQQ-dependent sugar dehydrogenase, protein MKSSQAPLLMLASLLFAGPVGAQQVGPLPDIPRGTVALHLHPLVTGLSAPDYGINPPGDLNRLFVVEQRGLILVIENGALRATPALDVQSRVSPPLNPGNANDERGLLGLAFSPGFNDPNHVGYRTLYTFSGEPIPPGTSPTYVAPNNATQNYKTVVNEYKMSATDPNVIDPTTRREIISFGKNAGNHNGGTVAFGPDGYMYLALGDGGNANDVGASHIEPGGNAQNLTTPLGKMLRFDPTHPSLTMGSADAVSANGQYRIPATNPFQGPGEVPETYATGLRNPYRFAFDRLNGELILADVGQNNVEEINRIALGGNYGWAVKEGDFLFNRANGTIGARSPGVPAGLIDPLSGPAGTLEYDHSDGISITGGFVYRGTAIPELYGKYVFGDLAIRNAPPRIDGRLFYADLASGEMAEFRLPLLANDKLPNQLTVHGFGEDGHGELYAMVTNTPANGTGGIVYKLSPVIPIEFSLKPETIVIGGQGSPRRVQAFLEPQPPYAAADIDVASIRINNSIPVDLSGSAPIVIGDEDEDGIPDLKVYFSRSALELALPIGEAVAVKVTGLLGASVGFEGNDTVRIKGGHVTQPTANQIVAPGEAFLIGYEVTTSAPSVAMMYSADGGASWSLQVSEAANTGTIQWNVPSEPSDNALVAVVEIESGQAGGEVTGVVAVSERFSISSGPVGVGGGRGVTGLRSPHPNPTGGPVTVGFSLARRGKVEISVFDLQGRQVADLAQGVYEAGSTEVVWSGRRNNGQQAEAGLYFVRLRADGKEWNKRLIRVN, encoded by the coding sequence ATGAAGTCGTCCCAGGCACCTCTACTGATGCTCGCTTCCCTGCTCTTCGCCGGCCCGGTCGGAGCGCAACAGGTGGGACCGCTGCCCGACATTCCTCGAGGCACCGTCGCCCTTCACCTGCATCCGCTGGTGACCGGACTCAGCGCTCCCGATTACGGGATCAACCCGCCCGGCGACCTGAACCGCCTGTTCGTGGTGGAACAGAGGGGGCTGATCCTCGTAATCGAGAACGGAGCGCTCCGGGCCACGCCCGCTCTCGACGTTCAGAGCCGCGTGTCGCCGCCGCTCAATCCCGGCAACGCGAATGACGAGCGCGGACTCCTCGGGCTGGCGTTCAGCCCGGGCTTCAACGACCCGAACCACGTCGGGTACCGGACGCTCTACACGTTCAGCGGCGAGCCGATCCCGCCCGGAACCTCACCCACCTATGTCGCGCCGAACAACGCCACCCAGAACTACAAGACCGTGGTCAACGAGTACAAGATGAGCGCGACGGACCCCAACGTCATCGATCCAACGACCCGCCGGGAGATCATCTCGTTCGGCAAGAACGCCGGGAATCACAACGGCGGAACGGTCGCTTTCGGTCCCGATGGCTACATGTACCTTGCGCTCGGAGACGGCGGCAACGCCAACGACGTCGGCGCGAGCCACATCGAGCCGGGCGGCAACGCGCAGAACCTCACCACGCCTCTCGGCAAGATGCTCCGCTTCGATCCCACGCATCCGTCGCTCACCATGGGCAGCGCGGATGCGGTGAGCGCCAACGGGCAGTACCGCATCCCCGCCACGAATCCATTCCAGGGACCGGGAGAGGTTCCGGAGACCTACGCGACCGGGCTGCGCAATCCCTACCGATTCGCCTTCGATCGCCTCAACGGGGAGCTGATCCTCGCCGACGTCGGACAGAACAACGTCGAGGAGATCAATCGCATCGCGCTGGGCGGCAACTACGGCTGGGCGGTCAAGGAAGGCGATTTCCTCTTCAATCGCGCCAACGGAACCATCGGCGCGCGTAGCCCCGGCGTCCCGGCAGGTCTCATCGACCCGCTTTCCGGTCCGGCCGGGACGCTCGAATACGACCACAGCGACGGCATCTCGATCACCGGCGGCTTCGTCTACCGGGGCACCGCGATCCCCGAGCTCTACGGCAAGTATGTCTTCGGCGACCTGGCGATCCGGAATGCCCCGCCGCGCATCGACGGCCGTCTGTTCTACGCCGACCTGGCGAGCGGCGAGATGGCGGAGTTCCGCCTTCCGCTCCTGGCCAATGACAAGCTGCCCAACCAGCTCACGGTCCACGGCTTCGGCGAGGACGGCCACGGCGAGCTCTACGCCATGGTCACGAACACTCCGGCCAACGGCACGGGAGGCATCGTCTACAAACTGTCTCCCGTGATCCCGATCGAATTCTCGCTCAAGCCCGAGACCATCGTCATCGGCGGCCAAGGCTCACCCAGGCGCGTCCAGGCGTTTCTCGAGCCGCAGCCACCCTACGCAGCGGCCGACATCGACGTGGCCAGCATCCGGATCAACAACTCCATCCCCGTGGATCTGTCGGGGTCGGCGCCGATCGTCATCGGCGACGAGGACGAAGACGGCATCCCGGACCTCAAGGTGTACTTCTCACGCAGCGCGCTCGAGCTGGCGCTCCCGATCGGCGAAGCGGTGGCCGTCAAAGTGACCGGCCTGCTCGGCGCCAGCGTGGGATTCGAAGGGAACGATACGGTTCGCATCAAGGGCGGCCACGTCACCCAGCCGACCGCGAACCAGATCGTCGCGCCGGGAGAGGCTTTCCTCATCGGTTACGAAGTCACGACTTCGGCGCCGTCGGTGGCCATGATGTACTCCGCGGATGGCGGAGCCTCGTGGAGCCTTCAGGTCTCGGAGGCGGCCAACACCGGGACGATCCAGTGGAACGTTCCCAGCGAGCCCTCCGACAACGCGCTGGTCGCGGTGGTGGAGATCGAAAGCGGACAGGCGGGCGGAGAAGTCACCGGAGTCGTCGCCGTGAGCGAGAGGTTCTCGATCTCGTCCGGACCGGTGGGCGTCGGCGGAGGCCGAGGAGTGACGGGCCTTCGCTCGCCGCACCCGAACCCAACCGGCGGTCCGGTGACGGTCGGCTTCTCGCTTGCTCGCCGCGGGAAGGTGGAGATTTCGGTCTTCGATCTCCAGGGTCGCCAGGTCGCGGATCTCGCACAGGGCGTCTACGAGGCGGGGTCCACGGAAGTCGTGTGGAGTGGCCGTCGGAACAACGGGCAGCAGGCCGAAGCCGGCCTCTACTTCGTCCGACTCCGCGCGGACGGAAAGGAATGGAACAAGCGGCTCATCCGCGTGAACTGA
- a CDS encoding DNRLRE domain-containing protein, with product MTLLPSKDNTLIETPNGNSNGAGDGIYVGRVGTLGGGSMRRGVMAFNLSSIPVNSTINSVTLTLQMSQSVNSISATVTLHRLNADWGEGTAFGAGTGAPAGTGDATWTYRFFATDAWSSAGGDFVAQPSASQTVTDLAAYEWTGPGLVADVQSWVNTPTSNFGWLVFGNEATLQAVKKFDSREGSQPPALTVDYTPPSTGVGSHSVAGVEFAPPWPSPASGPVHLGYTLARPAKVSLAIHDVMGHVVRRLVAGATQSAGSHGLVWDGRTDSGERAPSGLYLARLVVGQDQLHRRIPLVH from the coding sequence GTGACTCTGCTGCCCTCGAAGGACAACACCCTCATCGAAACGCCGAACGGCAACAGCAACGGCGCCGGCGACGGCATCTACGTCGGCCGCGTTGGAACGCTCGGTGGGGGCTCCATGCGTCGTGGCGTCATGGCCTTCAATCTGTCGTCCATACCGGTGAACTCCACGATCAACTCGGTGACTCTGACGCTGCAGATGAGTCAATCGGTCAACTCCATCTCGGCGACGGTCACCCTGCATCGATTGAACGCCGATTGGGGCGAAGGAACCGCATTCGGCGCCGGAACCGGAGCCCCCGCGGGGACCGGCGACGCCACGTGGACCTATCGATTCTTCGCCACCGACGCGTGGTCGAGTGCCGGGGGTGACTTCGTGGCCCAGCCCAGCGCCTCCCAGACGGTGACCGACCTGGCCGCGTACGAATGGACGGGCCCTGGGCTTGTCGCCGACGTGCAGAGCTGGGTGAACACGCCGACATCGAACTTCGGCTGGTTGGTGTTCGGCAACGAGGCCACGCTGCAGGCCGTCAAGAAGTTCGATTCGAGAGAAGGATCCCAGCCGCCCGCGCTCACGGTGGATTACACGCCCCCCAGCACGGGCGTTGGATCCCACTCGGTCGCCGGCGTGGAGTTCGCGCCCCCTTGGCCCTCACCCGCATCCGGGCCGGTCCATCTCGGCTACACGCTGGCGCGCCCGGCCAAGGTGTCGCTGGCGATTCACGACGTCATGGGTCACGTCGTGCGACGTCTGGTCGCGGGCGCCACCCAGTCCGCCGGCTCGCACGGCCTGGTGTGGGATGGACGTACGGACTCGGGCGAACGGGCGCCGTCAGGTCTCTACCTGGCGCGCCTCGTCGTCGGCCAGGACCAGCTGCACCGAAGGATCCCACTGGTTCATTGA